Proteins found in one Kangiella sediminilitoris genomic segment:
- a CDS encoding EAL domain-containing protein, with product MMKEKVKKSPINTIIFSSSPNDSEQVASHLKNMGLPIRHQVISDSEQLKEALQTKHWQQAIFINELDNLPIKLALKQLRSQPYAVPAILLSDDYNEERRFDKISQGLSDCIPTKSLDLLALLIKREQQLVNSLQSLEQANKIVYETNKRNELLLDSSKDAIAYIHDGMHIYTNPTYIKRFGYEEDEIIVMTIMDIIAEEDKDKIKALLKRQAQEGTEVSEALKGKTASGEIFEADFIISSAIYDDEDCVQLLVRDIGDQQELMKKLKEVSQLDQVTGALNRPAFMEHLKQAVTTARNHNHEALVYLLEIDKFTEYRSKFGLSDCDALLKDVAGWLRDHIDSSDVIGRISDSSFAILLDNTDKGPMELPKKLCEEVEQQMFEVSGQTLNVTFSIGGVPSKDNDVEPGKLLLHATTVAHNLQEEGGNKYQIFNPSIDSLLTEKERKIFEEFTMAREEGKMTLFYQPMMSLKGSPNKQYMCYFRYQLQNGSWGLGEDIFPIFEKVGIDAEIDKITIKHSLKVLAKDKASGNDNKLFLALNPNTLIREDLEKWLAKLISVSGIEPNNLILTLKGHIAQSYLKRVVELKNALRKINIPFCLSGIDIGDSELVKSIRPKFVIFAPTFVETLKEGGSEKVQSVIDASAEVEARTVISNLEDASSLAQIWPLGIDFVMGNYVSKPIPKLNYDFADSDF from the coding sequence ATGATGAAAGAAAAGGTTAAAAAATCACCGATCAATACGATTATCTTTTCCTCCTCGCCTAATGATAGCGAGCAGGTGGCAAGCCATCTCAAAAATATGGGCCTGCCGATTCGTCATCAGGTCATTTCAGATAGCGAGCAGCTTAAAGAAGCACTACAGACAAAACACTGGCAGCAGGCTATTTTTATTAATGAACTTGATAATCTACCCATAAAATTAGCGTTAAAGCAGCTTAGAAGCCAGCCTTATGCGGTTCCAGCAATACTGCTTAGTGATGACTATAATGAGGAAAGGCGGTTCGATAAAATTTCTCAGGGATTGAGTGACTGTATTCCAACAAAATCATTAGACTTACTTGCTCTGCTTATAAAAAGAGAGCAACAGCTGGTTAATAGTCTACAATCATTGGAACAGGCTAACAAAATTGTTTACGAAACGAATAAGCGTAACGAGCTTCTGTTAGACAGCTCGAAAGATGCTATTGCCTACATTCACGATGGGATGCACATTTATACCAACCCAACCTATATCAAGCGCTTTGGTTATGAAGAAGATGAAATTATAGTCATGACTATCATGGATATCATTGCTGAAGAGGATAAAGACAAAATCAAGGCGTTATTGAAACGGCAGGCTCAGGAAGGTACCGAAGTCAGTGAAGCACTTAAAGGTAAAACCGCTTCCGGAGAAATATTTGAGGCTGACTTTATTATCAGCTCCGCAATCTACGATGATGAGGACTGTGTTCAATTATTGGTACGTGACATAGGTGACCAACAGGAGCTGATGAAAAAACTGAAAGAAGTCAGTCAGCTGGATCAAGTGACCGGAGCCCTTAACCGCCCTGCCTTCATGGAGCATTTGAAACAGGCAGTCACAACAGCAAGAAACCATAATCACGAAGCATTGGTATATCTGCTGGAGATAGATAAATTCACTGAATATCGAAGCAAATTCGGCTTGTCCGATTGTGACGCTTTACTGAAGGACGTTGCCGGATGGCTACGCGATCATATCGATAGCAGTGATGTGATTGGCAGAATCAGCGATAGTAGCTTTGCTATTTTGCTGGACAATACTGATAAAGGTCCTATGGAGTTGCCCAAAAAGCTGTGTGAAGAAGTAGAGCAGCAAATGTTTGAGGTATCAGGGCAAACTCTAAATGTTACTTTCAGCATAGGTGGTGTCCCCAGCAAGGATAACGATGTAGAACCTGGCAAACTTCTTCTGCACGCTACCACCGTAGCTCATAACTTACAGGAAGAGGGTGGAAATAAGTACCAAATCTTTAACCCATCAATAGACAGTTTGCTGACCGAAAAAGAGCGTAAGATCTTTGAAGAGTTCACTATGGCGCGTGAAGAAGGCAAAATGACCTTGTTCTATCAACCCATGATGAGCCTGAAAGGCAGTCCTAATAAGCAATATATGTGCTATTTCCGTTATCAGCTACAGAATGGCTCATGGGGACTGGGAGAAGATATCTTCCCGATTTTCGAAAAAGTTGGCATTGATGCTGAAATTGACAAGATCACCATTAAACACAGTCTTAAGGTACTTGCTAAAGATAAAGCAAGTGGAAACGATAACAAACTCTTCTTGGCCTTAAACCCGAACACTTTGATCCGAGAAGATCTGGAAAAATGGTTAGCGAAGCTGATTTCAGTATCTGGAATTGAGCCAAACAACCTGATTCTGACTCTGAAGGGTCATATCGCTCAAAGCTATCTCAAGCGAGTTGTTGAGCTGAAAAATGCCTTACGCAAAATCAACATTCCTTTCTGCTTATCAGGTATAGATATTGGTGACAGTGAGCTAGTAAAGTCTATTAGACCAAAATTTGTGATATTTGCTCCAACCTTTGTCGAAACACTCAAAGAAGGCGGTTCAGAAAAGGTTCAGTCCGTTATTGATGCTTCAGCAGAGGTAGAGGCGAGAACAGTAATCTCAAACCTTGAGGATGCGTCAAGTCTTGCTCAAATCTGGCCATTGGGAATTGATTTTGTCATGGGGAACTACGTTTCGAAGCCCATCCCGAAACTGAATTATGATTTCGCTGACAGTGATTTCTAA
- the epmB gene encoding EF-P beta-lysylation protein EpmB — protein sequence MIQNVQILTRNDAYWQDNEWKKLLSTAFSSPKRLLEHLNLDLEQLPYSVLMEHPFRQRVPQPFVDRMEKENPLDPLLLQILPLHEESQAVSGYVDDPLGEHKSAIPGLLHKYKSRVLVMLATACAVNCRYCFRREFPYANNNLGKSQWSSIINYLQSREEINEVILSGGDPLVATDDYLAEFIAKIETVEHIKRLRIHSRLPVVIPQRVTSQLTEVLQTSRLQCVFVTHINHPNEIDKTLGRALKRLHNAGVQLLNQSVLLNGINDDSDTLVKLSEKLFANHVIPYYLHLLDKVKGAHHFDTDEEDAIAIMHRLQRELAGFLVPKLVREEAGKASKSWIDLANNNQ from the coding sequence ATGATTCAAAACGTGCAGATTTTAACGCGAAACGATGCTTATTGGCAGGATAATGAGTGGAAAAAGTTACTTTCTACCGCTTTTTCAAGCCCTAAAAGGCTTTTAGAGCACCTGAACCTTGACTTAGAACAGCTTCCCTACTCAGTATTAATGGAACATCCCTTCCGTCAGCGCGTTCCTCAGCCCTTTGTAGATCGTATGGAAAAAGAGAACCCTCTGGATCCCCTGCTTCTACAGATCCTGCCATTACATGAGGAGTCCCAAGCAGTTAGCGGTTACGTTGACGACCCCCTGGGTGAACATAAAAGCGCAATTCCCGGCCTTCTTCATAAATATAAAAGCAGGGTATTGGTGATGTTGGCAACAGCCTGTGCGGTAAATTGTCGTTACTGCTTTAGAAGGGAGTTCCCCTATGCCAATAACAATTTAGGGAAAAGTCAGTGGTCATCCATAATTAACTACCTGCAAAGTCGAGAGGAAATTAATGAAGTCATTCTCAGTGGCGGAGATCCATTGGTCGCAACCGATGACTATTTAGCTGAGTTCATAGCCAAAATTGAAACTGTTGAACATATAAAGCGGTTACGAATTCATAGCCGTCTTCCTGTCGTGATCCCCCAGAGAGTCACTAGCCAACTAACAGAGGTCCTTCAAACGAGTAGACTCCAATGCGTTTTTGTTACTCATATTAACCATCCTAATGAGATAGACAAGACTCTGGGAAGAGCACTAAAGCGTCTGCATAATGCCGGGGTACAACTATTGAATCAGAGTGTACTACTAAATGGGATCAATGATGATTCAGATACCTTAGTAAAACTCAGTGAAAAGCTTTTTGCCAATCATGTTATACCTTACTACCTCCACCTCCTGGATAAAGTTAAAGGGGCTCATCACTTTGACACGGACGAAGAAGACGCTATCGCAATAATGCACCGCTTACAAAGGGAGCTGGCCGGCTTTCTTGTACCCAAACTTGTCCGCGAAGAAGCAGGAAAAGCCAGTAAGTCCTGGATAGATTTAGCCAATAATAATCAATAA
- the efp gene encoding elongation factor P yields the protein MGTITTNDLRNGSKIMLDGEPCTVVDNQFVRPGKGQAFSKTKVLYLLTGRTVEKTFKSGESIETADVVDTDMDYIYNDGEFWYFMDPNTFEQVSADVNAVGDAQYYLIEQDKCQVTLWDGRPIDVTPPNFVVLEVTDTDPGLRGDTSSGGSKPATMHTGAVVKVPLFVNIGDKLKVDTRNGEYVSRA from the coding sequence ATGGGAACAATTACTACTAATGACCTTCGTAATGGTAGCAAAATCATGCTGGATGGCGAACCTTGCACCGTGGTCGATAACCAGTTTGTTCGTCCGGGAAAAGGTCAAGCTTTCAGTAAAACCAAGGTATTATACTTATTAACAGGCAGAACTGTTGAGAAAACTTTTAAGTCAGGTGAAAGCATTGAAACTGCCGACGTAGTCGATACAGATATGGACTACATTTATAACGACGGAGAGTTCTGGTACTTCATGGATCCAAACACCTTTGAACAGGTGTCGGCAGATGTGAATGCTGTAGGTGATGCGCAATATTACCTGATTGAGCAGGATAAATGTCAGGTGACACTTTGGGATGGACGCCCGATAGATGTAACACCACCTAACTTTGTGGTTTTAGAGGTGACTGACACTGATCCAGGGCTGCGTGGTGATACTTCAAGCGGTGGCTCTAAGCCTGCGACGATGCATACGGGTGCGGTAGTTAAAGTTCCATTATTTGTCAATATTGGAGATAAGCTAAAGGTTGATACCCGTAACGGCGAGTACGTTTCACGCGCCTGA
- the epmA gene encoding EF-P lysine aminoacylase EpmA has translation MSDWKSSASIKTLKARAELLSLIRQFFSTRDIFEVETPLLCRHGVTDRYMKSFKVEGFAGGDGFLQTSPEYAMKRLLASGSGSIYQICKSFRQDELGERHNPEFTMLEWYCVDFDHWQLMGQVFELLEELAKAQGMQLKRRNLSYREAFLQYLKLDPFAISHDELSSVAHNKLGDLPPGLERDDMLALLFEAHIEPFIGLEGEVCFITDYPASQAALARLDSENPEVCCRFEVYWEGVELANGFYELSDPEEQLNRFEKDNKLRKLDRQTPMAIDQHLIDALKHGLPMCSGVALGLDRLFMILLRKAQLQDVLTFPVNRA, from the coding sequence ATGTCTGACTGGAAATCCAGCGCTTCTATTAAAACTTTAAAAGCTCGTGCCGAGTTGTTGAGTCTAATACGTCAGTTCTTTTCTACCCGAGATATTTTTGAGGTAGAGACACCATTGTTATGCCGTCATGGTGTGACAGATAGGTACATGAAGTCATTTAAGGTTGAAGGTTTTGCTGGTGGTGATGGTTTTCTGCAAACCTCCCCAGAATATGCAATGAAGAGACTGTTAGCTTCTGGTTCAGGCTCCATCTATCAGATCTGTAAGTCATTCCGTCAGGATGAGCTGGGGGAGAGACATAACCCTGAGTTTACTATGCTCGAGTGGTACTGCGTTGATTTTGATCACTGGCAGTTGATGGGGCAGGTTTTTGAATTACTCGAAGAGCTTGCAAAGGCTCAAGGCATGCAGCTGAAACGCCGAAACCTATCTTACAGGGAAGCTTTTCTTCAATATTTGAAGCTGGATCCGTTTGCTATCAGTCATGATGAGTTATCCAGTGTTGCTCATAACAAATTGGGCGACCTGCCTCCCGGACTTGAAAGAGATGATATGCTAGCTCTCTTGTTTGAAGCACATATTGAGCCATTTATAGGTTTGGAAGGTGAGGTCTGTTTTATTACTGATTATCCCGCCTCACAGGCAGCATTGGCCAGGCTTGACTCTGAAAATCCAGAGGTATGTTGTCGGTTCGAGGTTTACTGGGAGGGTGTAGAGCTTGCTAACGGCTTTTACGAACTATCTGACCCAGAAGAACAGTTAAATCGGTTTGAAAAAGATAATAAGCTGAGAAAGCTTGATAGGCAGACACCAATGGCGATTGACCAACACCTGATAGATGCATTAAAACACGGACTCCCGATGTGCTCTGGAGTAGCTCTTGGTCTGGATCGTCTCTTCATGATTCTGTTGAGGAAGGCGCAGTTACAGGATGTTCTGACCTTTCCTGTCAACAGGGCTTGA
- the nudC gene encoding NAD(+) diphosphatase → MFAFQTSPLDRHGDSRHRPQFIAQRLQKPETRFLPVIKQSIATKVDANQASPMWLDYQQLTAITPHIEDKHLIYLGEYDSCDYFTFRLKSQSAMERLSSLGDKFELTELRQLLKNLPPEQAHICNVAVAIEHWHNTHQHCGVCGHQTFATDAGFVRNCSNQECQTQHFPRTDSAVICAITYEDKLLLGRQQSWPEKLFSVIAGFVEPGETLEQAVTREAFEETGIKINDVRYYGSQPWPFPQSLMIGFTAKAVSEKIDLMDEELEQARWFTREEVNRLVDNEEMFLPFKHSISRTLIDQWLNRNK, encoded by the coding sequence ATGTTTGCTTTCCAAACCAGCCCTCTGGACAGGCACGGCGATAGCCGACATAGACCGCAATTTATAGCCCAACGCTTGCAGAAACCCGAGACTCGCTTTCTACCCGTGATAAAGCAGAGTATCGCTACGAAGGTCGATGCTAATCAAGCCTCACCCATGTGGCTAGATTATCAACAATTAACAGCAATAACTCCCCATATTGAGGACAAGCATCTGATCTACCTCGGAGAGTACGATAGTTGTGATTATTTTACCTTCCGACTTAAATCTCAATCCGCCATGGAGAGACTAAGTAGTTTAGGCGATAAGTTTGAGCTGACGGAACTACGTCAATTACTAAAAAACCTGCCCCCTGAACAAGCACATATTTGTAATGTAGCAGTAGCAATTGAGCACTGGCACAATACACATCAGCACTGTGGTGTTTGTGGCCACCAGACCTTTGCTACGGATGCGGGATTTGTAAGAAATTGCTCAAACCAAGAATGTCAGACGCAACACTTTCCTCGAACTGATAGTGCAGTAATATGTGCCATAACTTATGAGGATAAACTGCTGCTTGGTCGCCAACAATCCTGGCCTGAAAAGCTTTTCTCTGTCATCGCCGGGTTTGTTGAGCCCGGAGAAACACTAGAGCAAGCTGTTACTCGGGAGGCATTTGAAGAGACCGGTATAAAGATTAATGATGTTCGATATTATGGTTCACAACCTTGGCCCTTTCCTCAATCACTGATGATAGGATTTACCGCTAAAGCTGTCAGTGAAAAAATTGACTTGATGGACGAAGAGCTAGAGCAGGCTCGATGGTTCACCAGAGAGGAAGTTAATCGCCTGGTAGACAACGAAGAAATGTTTTTGCCATTCAAGCACTCTATTTCCAGGACACTAATAGACCAATGGTTAAACCGGAATAAATGA
- a CDS encoding YeiH family protein: MPFADNKSLDLFANTLLILLTILCVIGLLQASYALALGLLWGWFFSGSHRLPLGSWAGLLLKVAIVLLGFTLPFNELVTTAGGSFWLTVLVISGAIILGLLLGKLLKTDHKQNWLISSGTAICGGSAIAAVGASIKANQQQMVVSLAIVFLLNAVALFAYPTIGHLLELNQHQFGIWAALGIHDTSSVVGAAAVYGDEALEIATTTKLARALWIIPVALIASFASHSDRFRFNIPVFIVFFLLASGLGSWLDIASLSDYIKPSAKSLFALSLLWMGTSLNKQAIRAIPLKAMILGIILWLILSVGTLMVVMYWL; encoded by the coding sequence ATGCCTTTCGCCGACAATAAAAGTCTTGATCTTTTTGCCAATACTTTATTGATTTTACTAACTATTTTATGCGTTATTGGTTTACTACAAGCCAGTTATGCATTGGCGTTAGGCCTACTTTGGGGATGGTTTTTTTCTGGTAGCCACAGGCTCCCCCTTGGTTCCTGGGCAGGGTTATTACTTAAAGTAGCCATCGTTCTGCTGGGATTTACATTACCATTCAACGAACTGGTTACTACTGCTGGCGGAAGCTTCTGGCTAACGGTACTAGTTATTAGTGGAGCCATAATCCTAGGGCTCTTATTGGGTAAGCTATTAAAAACAGACCATAAACAAAATTGGCTAATAAGTTCCGGGACAGCTATTTGCGGCGGAAGCGCAATTGCAGCAGTTGGCGCTTCAATCAAGGCCAACCAGCAGCAAATGGTTGTCTCGCTAGCAATCGTATTCCTCCTTAATGCCGTAGCGCTTTTTGCCTACCCTACAATAGGTCATCTTCTGGAGTTGAATCAGCATCAATTTGGAATCTGGGCAGCATTAGGGATACACGATACCAGTAGCGTTGTTGGAGCTGCAGCGGTGTATGGTGACGAGGCACTTGAAATTGCCACCACCACCAAGCTCGCTCGAGCACTCTGGATTATCCCTGTAGCATTAATTGCTTCCTTTGCCTCCCACTCTGATAGATTCCGTTTCAATATCCCTGTTTTTATAGTGTTCTTTTTATTAGCCAGTGGGCTGGGTAGTTGGCTCGATATTGCCTCTTTAAGCGACTATATCAAGCCATCAGCAAAGAGCCTGTTTGCTCTAAGCTTATTGTGGATGGGAACCAGCTTGAACAAACAGGCAATCAGAGCCATTCCGCTAAAAGCTATGATTTTAGGAATAATTTTATGGCTGATACTATCAGTCGGCACCTTAATGGTGGTAATGTATTGGCTGTAA
- a CDS encoding GntR family transcriptional regulator produces MQIQWDDSQPIYLQLRDRVQNMILEGNLEEGEALPSVRTVSAEYKLNPITVSKAYQLLVDDQLAEKKRGLGMFVVEGAKGKLLQQEREMFLTTELPALIRKLKRLNITKDEFMSAFDKEESEHE; encoded by the coding sequence ATGCAAATACAGTGGGATGACTCACAGCCAATTTACCTTCAGCTAAGGGATCGAGTGCAGAACATGATTCTTGAAGGCAATTTAGAGGAAGGAGAGGCCTTACCGTCGGTAAGAACGGTGTCAGCAGAGTACAAGCTGAACCCGATTACCGTATCAAAGGCTTATCAGCTATTAGTTGATGATCAATTGGCAGAGAAAAAACGAGGACTGGGTATGTTTGTGGTGGAAGGTGCGAAAGGTAAGTTGTTGCAACAGGAACGTGAAATGTTTTTAACAACTGAGTTGCCTGCTCTTATAAGAAAATTAAAACGACTCAATATTACAAAGGATGAGTTTATGAGTGCTTTTGACAAGGAGGAATCAGAACATGAGTAA
- a CDS encoding ABC transporter ATP-binding protein, producing the protein MSNVITARQVNKYYGDFKALNDVSFDLKKGSILGLIGPNGAGKTTLLKALLGLTNYAGDLKVLDLDPHKQRDELMKRVCFVADVAVLPRWIKVSQAIDFVEGVHPKFSRELCEKYLSETKIKRDSKVKALSKGMVAQLHLALIMAIDADLLILDEPTLGLDILYRKSFYETLLNDYFDDNKTIIITTHQVEEIEHILSDLVFIQDGRIVLDDSMEEVAQSYYEVMVEKEYEEAALALNPMNVRDVFGQKVCLFNGVDKSQLEEMGKVRKPSVADLFVAKMKGEVA; encoded by the coding sequence ATGAGTAATGTCATAACGGCAAGACAGGTCAATAAGTATTACGGTGACTTCAAGGCGCTTAATGATGTTAGCTTTGATCTGAAAAAAGGAAGCATTTTGGGCTTGATTGGCCCCAATGGCGCGGGTAAGACAACCTTACTGAAAGCACTGTTAGGTCTTACTAATTATGCAGGTGACCTTAAGGTATTGGATCTTGACCCTCATAAACAACGAGATGAGTTGATGAAGAGAGTGTGCTTTGTTGCTGACGTAGCTGTATTGCCTCGCTGGATTAAAGTTAGCCAAGCAATAGACTTTGTGGAAGGGGTTCACCCTAAGTTCAGTAGAGAGCTATGCGAGAAGTACCTGTCAGAAACCAAGATTAAGCGTGACAGCAAAGTTAAAGCGTTATCAAAAGGTATGGTCGCTCAGCTTCACCTTGCTCTGATCATGGCAATTGATGCTGATCTGTTAATTCTTGATGAGCCAACTCTAGGTCTGGACATACTTTATCGTAAGTCTTTCTATGAAACGTTGCTGAATGATTATTTCGATGATAACAAAACCATCATTATTACCACGCATCAGGTAGAAGAAATTGAACATATATTAAGTGATCTTGTGTTTATACAGGATGGAAGAATCGTATTGGATGACAGTATGGAAGAGGTTGCTCAGTCTTATTACGAGGTTATGGTTGAGAAAGAGTATGAAGAGGCGGCTTTGGCGCTAAACCCAATGAATGTTCGAGATGTTTTTGGGCAGAAAGTTTGCTTATTTAATGGTGTTGATAAATCACAACTGGAAGAGATGGGTAAGGTAAGAAAACCAAGTGTTGCCGACCTGTTCGTGGCGAAAATGAAAGGGGAGGTAGCATGA
- a CDS encoding TetR/AcrR family transcriptional regulator gives MATKKQLPKREHILDTAIKMFLKQGVSKTSIEQIASAAKVSKITLYNHFENKESLFIAGLEEVNKRVVSKIPDIDNMAGSPEERLSLFSHQIVRILVQPDTVALFRVIISEAEHHPQVPINFLQYVKIPLMRSLSQLLSEFSFDKQVVKNADVAAEIFFGILKERVLWPLLLKLKVHFREEELESIADESVSGLMHWVKS, from the coding sequence ATGGCCACAAAAAAGCAGTTACCAAAGCGAGAGCATATTCTCGACACCGCTATAAAAATGTTTTTGAAGCAAGGTGTTTCAAAAACCAGCATCGAACAAATAGCATCTGCAGCAAAAGTTTCCAAAATCACTCTATATAATCACTTTGAGAATAAAGAGTCGCTATTTATCGCTGGTCTGGAAGAAGTTAATAAACGTGTTGTCAGTAAAATCCCTGATATTGATAATATGGCAGGCTCGCCTGAAGAACGCCTCAGCCTATTTTCTCATCAAATAGTAAGAATACTGGTTCAGCCAGATACCGTTGCACTTTTCCGCGTCATTATTTCTGAAGCTGAACACCACCCTCAAGTTCCGATCAACTTTTTGCAATATGTCAAAATCCCATTAATGCGCTCATTGAGTCAGTTACTCTCAGAGTTCAGTTTTGATAAACAAGTCGTCAAAAACGCCGATGTGGCAGCAGAAATTTTCTTTGGTATTTTAAAGGAGCGTGTACTTTGGCCTTTATTATTAAAGCTGAAAGTCCATTTCAGAGAGGAAGAGCTTGAGTCCATCGCAGACGAATCTGTTTCAGGACTCATGCACTGGGTAAAAAGCTAA
- a CDS encoding alpha/beta hydrolase → MTMSSAQSNIENKVDLKGNTKQSNHPVAKALHIFFKAGDRFFVNKAGEIASNLWFKPRKFKISTHERNIVEQAEIASFSLSQNKQVTYYRWGKSKKTILLVHGWEGRASQFYKMIQHLIKNDYSVISFDAPGHGSSQGKDSDIIEFHQIMLHLQKIFGSFDGVIAHSFGAICASYSINNGLESDKIVTISTPSHFKGLVYKFQVILGLTDNVTDRLCKNIESRFSEHHGDIWQNFSAYVNARRASAKALIVHDKNDKEVPYEESVLIDENWTDSQLLLTEGLGHKRILKDEATINSITEFLANTQASETMLN, encoded by the coding sequence ATGACGATGAGCAGTGCCCAGTCTAATATTGAGAACAAAGTCGACCTCAAAGGGAACACTAAACAGTCAAATCATCCGGTTGCGAAAGCACTACATATATTTTTTAAAGCTGGAGACAGGTTTTTCGTTAACAAAGCGGGGGAAATAGCCAGTAATTTATGGTTTAAACCGCGAAAATTTAAAATTTCTACTCATGAAAGAAACATAGTAGAGCAGGCTGAAATAGCCTCCTTCTCGCTTTCCCAAAATAAACAGGTCACTTACTATCGATGGGGCAAATCCAAGAAAACCATTCTCCTGGTTCATGGCTGGGAAGGAAGAGCTAGTCAGTTCTACAAGATGATTCAGCACCTGATTAAAAATGATTACTCTGTAATATCATTTGACGCCCCGGGGCATGGCTCTTCCCAAGGGAAGGACTCAGATATCATTGAGTTTCACCAGATCATGCTTCACTTGCAAAAGATATTCGGCTCTTTTGATGGTGTAATAGCTCATTCTTTTGGAGCTATTTGTGCCTCATATTCGATTAATAACGGGCTAGAATCCGATAAGATAGTGACTATCAGTACACCTTCACACTTCAAAGGTCTGGTCTATAAGTTCCAAGTTATTCTAGGTTTGACTGATAATGTCACCGATAGACTTTGCAAGAATATTGAATCAAGGTTTTCAGAACACCACGGAGATATCTGGCAAAACTTTTCAGCCTATGTCAATGCTCGCCGTGCATCAGCCAAGGCACTTATTGTTCATGACAAAAATGATAAAGAAGTTCCTTACGAAGAGAGTGTTCTAATTGATGAAAATTGGACCGACAGTCAACTGCTTCTGACAGAGGGGCTGGGCCATAAAAGAATCTTAAAAGATGAGGCGACGATAAACTCTATTACTGAGTTTTTGGCTAATACCCAAGCTTCAGAAACTATGCTAAACTGA